The DNA region ATTTGCATCCTTAGCATCAGGCAATAGCACGGTTAAGTAAACCTTATCCTCTCTCTCTGCCCACTTCACTTCTGGATGGTGACTGTAATAACAATATTCACATAAAAACACAATCAGATTTAAATCTAACAAGCACATATGTTTAGAGCTCAAAACAAAAGTTCATCGATCGAGGCCACATTCATAAACAATCAAAGCTAGATAAACTACCATTACAAGTTACAGACTCAACACTATAAACCCCTAGGTCCGAATCTAAACGTTCCCATTTTACTGGAACCTAGTAGAAATCGTATTATCCTCAAATCCACCGTTGATATAAAAGACATCGATTATCAAACTGTACCTCATGATTTACTGGAAGCAGGAAAGAGCTTTGAGTAAACCCTAGAAGGACGGAACGACAACGACGCgaagatatttttatttcgaTCGAGAAGTTTTCCGACTACAGATAAGACTATGTTTATAGTACAAAGAGTGATTATCGTGTGGGTGCTAGTGTACATAAAGTTTAGGTCTAATCATTAAACAATCCACGGCTGAGAGCTCGAAAAGTGGTTAAAGATTAACGGTTCAGATTAACGGTGTTGTTTTGGACAGGAAAGCAGTGCGCTTTTACTTTCTTGAACCACGGATAACTTGCTTTTCTGGCCCATTATTCAACTATACTTTTACCAAACATATAGTTTTCGTATCATTTCATAAATCCAACAAGAGTCCTTTTAAAAGCATGTAATTAAGTTTTGTtcctatttaaagaaaataaaatattattcagcTTTATGAGCATGTCACAGTGCTTCTATAGGATTTTTCAAGtttgaattttctaaaaataatttgagaTGGTAAGCGATTAGAGCTAAGTATAATCAAAGAGACTGATTCAGGAGAATAAACCAAAGAGACTCATTCACGTCTTTACTTCTTTCTTTATAAACTCCAAACATCCAGTCACATCAGTGAGCTCAGACTACGAACGAATCAACCAAGATGTCCCCACTCACACGTTAATAAAGGACAAAAACCAAATGAAATCATTCTCGTAGAAAGAAAACGTAAAATGAGGCATCTCAAGTATTCAGATAACAAGAGTAATGGTACAAACGAGTCTTATTCCTACTTGATGCTACAgtggaaacaaaacaagaattTCGTAGAAACAATAGATAGCAACGTgtccttgttgttgttgttgttaccgCCACGCCTAAGGGCTTGTGGAGCCTGGTTTCTTGATGGATATCGTCCACAAGAGATCTGAATCCGACTCGACTGTGATTTTCTCCCCTTTAACCTTATTCGATGTACTTATCAACCCACCAAACCTCATCTCAGTGTCGGCTTTCAGAAGGTAAAACAAACATAAACCATGGTTAGATCCACGTGATGCTGTAAGACAATGCCTAAAACAGAAGTTAAAACCATAGTGAGAATGATTTAATGTTTTACTTACTGAGATCCCATTGAAGCCCTGTGGTTGTGGTTTTGGCAGATGGAGTCCCCATAGGGATGAGACCACAGTGAGGACCTTGGAGAGAGGGCTGAATTTGAATCTCGTGCCGATGAGTCTTTGGAAGGAGTTGGATGAGGCAATCATCAGACAAAAGGATTATCCTTGTGTCCGGATAACGATACAATACGTTGAGGTTACCGGCTTCGTGATCAAATCTTCCCCCGAGTGCCCCTGTAGCAAGAATCTGGAGCtagcagaagaaaagaaaaggcaaAAAAGGgtgaagaaacaaacaaaaacagagagCATTTTTTTGGCCTATGAGAAAGATTAGAAATGATAGAGCTTTACTCTGGAGCTCTCTTGATTCAGAGTAGAGTCACGGATATACAAGATGCATTTATCGAGATCAGTGgtatcttgatcatgagattcATCTATCACTTTAGTCCcctgaagaaaaaaaagcacCAAGTAGAACAATCAATCAAAAGCAGAGAAAGACACCATACAATGTGATTGATTCTTATACAATAATACAGAACggaagaagaacaaaaacacacaaacagAAAAAGCTTACCAAGCTTAGATAAAAGTGGAGGACATCAGGTCGAATAGAGTCCATATCTCCCTTGATAACATCTGGTTTGTACCTAAAGACATTCCCAATACATCCTCAGAACCACTTCTCCAAGATTCTTAATAGGTACAAAACAGGTTGAGTTTTTGCTATAAAGACAAAGAACTTtccagtttcaaaaaatatatactttttccAATAAACCAtcctccaatttttttttaaaaaaaaatcagactctctaaataaaaagtaataagaCAAGATTAAGCTCAGCGGAAGCAGACAAAGACCTGTTACGGATGAGGAGAGCGTCATCGTGAGGGAAGAAGAGAGGTAACTCATCGTAGATGCGATTTGCGCCTCCATCAGCACACAGACGAAGTTTTGCTGCtctaacacacacacatacaaaatttcaaaaacttatCAACAGACCcctaaatattattaatagactCAATACAGAGCGAATCATCAACAGAAAAAGGCACCATGTTCCCAGAGGAGAGGAGTGAATCGTGGTAGCTTCTGGTTCAGAACGACGACAGCGTACGCCGATGCTTCGTCGGCGGGAATCGACGGGAGGAGGAAGCTTGAAGAGTGAAACATTACTACTTTTTCCATGCCTGCTGACATCGGCTGGCGAGATTGAGAGATGGATTTGTctgtgtttgtgtttgtgtttgtgtgtgagatatatatatatttaattttctttgtattCAATTTGATTCATTGATTTGCTGGAACAATGATATAAATACCTAACAGAACCGACCAAAAGGGTTGACTTTTCAGAGATCGATTTGGTTAAAAAAGGAGGGCCACGTCTTATACTCTATACTGTATTTGTCATCTGACGTCGTTTCGGTTGAAAGTGCCTCCTTTTTCCTGACCATTGAAAAGGTATCTTTATAACACCTATAGTTCATATTTTATTCTTCTTTGTTAATTATTATtgaaaaaattgtattattgTTACTGACATCTTCCAGAAGATCAATTTGGCCTCACATGAGAAATCCTATTTTCAAGAAAACCCATTGAAGCAAAGAGAAAGCAAACTTGAATTTATTCCTAGTAATAGAAGATGTTTGTGGACCGTTGGTTTCAGACCAGAATT from Raphanus sativus cultivar WK10039 unplaced genomic scaffold, ASM80110v3 Scaffold1149, whole genome shotgun sequence includes:
- the LOC108819463 gene encoding thiamine pyrophosphokinase 1 isoform X1; amino-acid sequence: MSAGMEKVVMFHSSSFLLPSIPADEASAYAVVVLNQKLPRFTPLLWEHAKLRLCADGGANRIYDELPLFFPHDDALLIRNRYKPDVIKGDMDSIRPDVLHFYLSLGTKVIDESHDQDTTDLDKCILYIRDSTLNQESSRLQILATGALGGRFDHEAGNLNVLYRYPDTRIILLSDDCLIQLLPKTHRHEIQIQPSLQGPHCGLIPMGTPSAKTTTTGLQWDLTDTEMRFGGLISTSNKVKGEKITVESDSDLLWTISIKKPGSTSP
- the LOC108819463 gene encoding thiamine pyrophosphokinase 1 isoform X2, with amino-acid sequence MDSIRPDVLHFYLSLGTKVIDESHDQDTTDLDKCILYIRDSTLNQESSRLQILATGALGGRFDHEAGNLNVLYRYPDTRIILLSDDCLIQLLPKTHRHEIQIQPSLQGPHCGLIPMGTPSAKTTTTGLQWDLTDTEMRFGGLISTSNKVKGEKITVESDSDLLWTISIKKPGSTSP